A single window of Candidatus Dependentiae bacterium DNA harbors:
- a CDS encoding transporter substrate-binding domain-containing protein, with protein MNKKNILLMSIFIGLFTSFYLFKSKSQNNLITIGTAAAYAPFVSINEQGKYEGFDIDVADALARQMGKKLVVQDMGSMTALFMALEQGKVDAVIWALSITEERLDKVAMINYQGEKTKTYPLLFWKKIPENIKSIEDMQGMTICVEPTSAQDTVAQKYTGITLKPTENVDDALLNIQFGKVQAAFVEPAIAQKFKKKYPEIQVLDVELAPEDQVQGMGIAIKKGNTEVINQIQRAVDELKSKGVISTYEAKWGIS; from the coding sequence ATGAATAAAAAGAACATACTTTTAATGAGTATTTTTATTGGATTGTTTACAAGTTTTTATCTCTTTAAAAGTAAATCACAAAACAATCTGATTACCATTGGTACAGCAGCAGCATATGCACCGTTCGTGAGTATCAATGAACAGGGCAAATACGAGGGTTTTGATATTGATGTAGCCGATGCACTTGCGCGGCAGATGGGTAAAAAGTTGGTTGTCCAAGATATGGGTTCAATGACAGCGCTTTTTATGGCATTGGAACAAGGTAAGGTTGATGCTGTCATTTGGGCATTATCCATCACAGAAGAACGTCTTGATAAGGTTGCAATGATCAATTATCAAGGTGAAAAAACCAAGACGTATCCACTCCTTTTTTGGAAAAAAATACCTGAAAATATTAAGAGCATTGAAGATATGCAAGGTATGACTATATGCGTTGAGCCAACTTCAGCGCAAGATACTGTTGCGCAAAAGTATACCGGTATAACGCTAAAACCCACTGAGAACGTGGATGATGCGTTGCTTAATATTCAATTTGGTAAAGTGCAAGCAGCTTTTGTAGAACCTGCTATTGCACAGAAATTCAAGAAAAAATATCCCGAAATTCAGGTTCTTGATGTTGAACTTGCGCCTGAAGATCAAGTGCAAGGAATGGGTATTGCAATAAAAAAAGGCAATACCGAAGTTATTAATCAAATACAACGAGCGGTTGATGAACTGAAGTCTAAAGGGGTTATTTCAACGTATGAAGCAAAATGGGGGATTTCATGA
- a CDS encoding DUF488 family protein, with the protein MTLFSKSIQEPAHPDDGIRICIMRKPGQNTDWHIWMPILAPPLSLHKDYQSGVKNWAEYVPIFNEEVIKGQRDQLKLLVHMAKFTPITVLCWEETPEYCHRRLIAEEAKLIDPTLAVVIR; encoded by the coding sequence ATGACCCTATTTTCAAAATCGATTCAAGAACCTGCACATCCGGATGATGGAATTCGGATATGCATTATGCGTAAACCGGGACAAAATACCGATTGGCATATTTGGATGCCGATTTTAGCACCACCCCTCTCACTGCACAAAGATTATCAGAGTGGGGTAAAGAATTGGGCAGAATATGTCCCGATTTTTAATGAAGAAGTAATTAAAGGACAACGAGATCAACTAAAATTGTTGGTTCATATGGCAAAATTTACGCCCATTACTGTATTGTGTTGGGAAGAAACGCCTGAATATTGCCATAGAAGATTAATAGCAGAAGAAGCTAAGCTAATTGATCCAACATTAGCAGTTGTAATTCGATAA
- a CDS encoding amino acid ABC transporter permease has product MNGVSYVALFIQGTAVTFASWIVAGSISLLLGVLFGTAGCRYLASRPTMFMIKIYTFIAKGIPAYVQILIAYFVLPSLFGINISGFVAASIALAFCSSGYMTEIFRSGMNAVPSGQWDACAVLGYPFAATMRRIILPQTIQNVFPAIVGELEQLLKSTSLLAAIGVTELTRTGMNVISRELNPIQIYVTIAVIYLCLTAFLQLLTMFFSGRLKYD; this is encoded by the coding sequence ATGAACGGTGTATCATATGTTGCATTATTTATACAGGGCACAGCAGTGACCTTTGCTTCATGGATTGTTGCAGGTTCAATAAGTTTATTGCTTGGTGTGCTTTTCGGGACAGCGGGGTGTAGATATCTTGCATCACGACCGACAATGTTCATGATCAAGATATATACCTTTATTGCAAAAGGTATTCCGGCATATGTTCAAATATTGATTGCATATTTTGTGCTGCCTTCTCTTTTTGGTATTAATATTTCCGGATTTGTTGCCGCAAGTATTGCTTTGGCATTTTGCTCAAGCGGTTATATGACTGAAATTTTTCGATCCGGCATGAATGCAGTTCCTTCAGGTCAATGGGATGCTTGTGCGGTATTGGGTTATCCGTTTGCAGCAACCATGCGCAGGATTATATTGCCGCAAACAATACAAAATGTATTTCCTGCAATAGTTGGTGAATTAGAGCAGTTATTAAAAAGTACATCTTTGCTTGCTGCAATTGGAGTGACTGAATTAACTCGTACCGGCATGAATGTTATTTCTCGGGAACTTAATCCGATACAGATATATGTTACCATTGCGGTTATATATTTATGTTTAACGGCATTTTTGCAACTATTGACGATGTTTTTCTCGGGGAGATTAAAATATGATTAG
- a CDS encoding arsenate reductase ArsC, with protein MKILVLCNKNAARSQMLEAYLKKILPHYIIYSAGSVPALQVDPKAVQVMAEDGIDISNAVPKHISQFNNEKFDYTITVCKEMAEYGACPLFLGRTKHRIDLGIEDPARVKENHKDQLSIYRSARDTIKNFALDFAKKSQNNL; from the coding sequence GTGAAAATTTTAGTATTATGCAATAAAAATGCTGCTCGATCTCAAATGTTGGAAGCTTATCTAAAAAAAATATTGCCGCATTATATAATTTATTCTGCGGGATCTGTTCCTGCTTTACAAGTTGATCCTAAAGCGGTTCAGGTAATGGCTGAAGATGGCATTGATATAAGCAATGCTGTTCCAAAACATATTTCACAATTTAACAATGAAAAATTTGATTATACAATTACAGTGTGCAAAGAAATGGCTGAATATGGTGCATGTCCTTTGTTTCTTGGCAGGACAAAACATAGAATCGATCTTGGCATCGAAGATCCTGCTCGAGTAAAAGAAAATCACAAAGATCAACTCAGCATCTATAGATCAGCAAGAGATACGATAAAAAATTTCGCCCTTGATTTTGCAAAAAAATCGCAAAATAATTTATAA
- the acs gene encoding acetate--CoA ligase, producing the protein MNRNIHPFTLVVLSILANTMLSHAKENTYFNEAFARDALITNKNIYKEGEDHVKFWNSHAKNLDWFEKWHTTLKWDSPHAQWFVGGKLNVSYNCLDRHIQNGNGNKVAFYYKNEEGKKRIITYSDMFIEVNKLANVLKSMGISKGDRVAIYMPLMPESIAAMLACTRIGAIHTVIFGGIGVGAVEDRIQDAQAKALLTVDGSLRAGKLIPYKKNVDTILSKCPSIEKVLVLQNLENHTVEMKSGRDFWYKDKMKTVENYCEPEKMDSEDPLFILYTSGTTGKPKGILHTTAGYLLGVHMTYQWVFDTKPDDVYWCTADIGWITGHSYVVYGPMSNCATQVLYDGSFAYPKKNVFSEIIDEFKVNIFYTAPTLIRLFMKWGSECLEGANLKSLRLLGSIGEPINPETWQWFYKHVGHEKCPIVDTWFQTETGAFVISPLPGVTALKPGSITQALPGYDVAILDEHGNESSRGYLAIRKPFPSMMRGVYNDPSRYISTYWEKWQNRYYYAGDHAQIDNDGYIWIGGRSDEVIKVSGHRIGTAEIENALLENKMVAEAGVVGVHDDITGSAIIAFVVLKNEYKIKDDIEQELKQTVTKYMGAYARPRHIVIVKQLPKNRSGKIVRRILKNAVEQKDLGNMVTLFNKESLPDIINKGIQLNQILYKQDKTDYAYQQQEFKDTLNKGINKKWDNILAPIKQKKHDPAYNYTLVHFGCEDHEIVQCLSHLIRDNFSTHPVFDDVPQDIKDLYCNANTKEGLISVLEKEHTYGVALKANDEYIGACIMRFNECDDDKPFMHIKRMHAFYNVSAGRFAGIGKTLINTVATAAQIGGVDMLFTTAPYPIKGYFEHLGWQGHMIYTNFILHQKTINLQQFKCHFILPEEFKGF; encoded by the coding sequence ATGAACCGAAACATACACCCATTTACGTTAGTTGTACTCTCTATTTTAGCTAATACGATGCTTTCTCACGCAAAAGAAAACACATATTTTAATGAAGCCTTCGCTCGGGATGCTTTAATAACTAACAAAAATATATATAAAGAAGGTGAAGATCACGTCAAATTCTGGAATTCCCATGCAAAAAATTTAGATTGGTTTGAAAAATGGCATACAACGCTTAAATGGGATAGTCCTCATGCGCAATGGTTTGTCGGCGGCAAACTAAATGTATCATATAATTGCCTAGATCGTCACATTCAAAATGGAAACGGTAATAAGGTTGCATTTTATTATAAAAATGAAGAAGGCAAAAAACGCATTATCACTTATTCCGATATGTTTATAGAGGTAAACAAATTAGCCAATGTTCTAAAGTCTATGGGAATATCCAAGGGTGACCGTGTAGCAATCTATATGCCTTTGATGCCCGAATCAATTGCTGCCATGCTCGCATGTACACGAATTGGAGCTATTCATACTGTTATATTTGGTGGAATTGGCGTAGGTGCTGTTGAAGATCGCATACAAGATGCTCAAGCCAAGGCTCTCCTGACTGTAGATGGCTCTCTGCGTGCAGGCAAATTGATTCCTTACAAAAAAAATGTCGATACAATTTTAAGCAAATGCCCTTCGATTGAAAAAGTACTTGTCTTGCAAAACTTAGAAAATCATACAGTTGAAATGAAAAGTGGTCGAGACTTTTGGTACAAAGATAAAATGAAAACTGTAGAGAATTACTGCGAGCCGGAAAAAATGGATAGTGAAGATCCTTTGTTTATTTTATATACTTCCGGTACTACCGGAAAACCTAAAGGTATTCTCCACACGACAGCCGGCTACTTGCTTGGAGTTCATATGACGTACCAATGGGTATTTGATACAAAACCGGATGATGTATATTGGTGCACGGCAGATATCGGATGGATTACAGGTCATAGTTATGTTGTTTACGGGCCAATGTCAAATTGTGCAACACAAGTTTTATATGATGGATCATTTGCCTATCCCAAGAAAAATGTTTTTTCTGAGATCATAGATGAATTTAAAGTTAATATTTTCTATACAGCACCAACTCTAATTCGCTTATTCATGAAATGGGGCAGTGAATGTTTGGAGGGAGCAAACTTAAAATCACTACGTCTTTTAGGTTCGATAGGTGAACCAATAAATCCTGAAACTTGGCAGTGGTTTTATAAACATGTTGGTCATGAAAAATGTCCAATTGTCGATACATGGTTTCAAACAGAAACCGGTGCTTTTGTTATTTCACCGTTACCAGGCGTAACAGCATTAAAACCCGGTTCTATTACTCAAGCTTTACCCGGGTATGATGTGGCAATTCTTGATGAGCATGGCAATGAATCTTCACGTGGCTATTTAGCAATTAGAAAACCTTTCCCTTCAATGATGAGAGGTGTTTACAATGATCCTTCACGATATATTTCAACTTATTGGGAGAAATGGCAAAATAGATATTATTATGCCGGTGATCATGCTCAAATCGATAATGATGGTTATATCTGGATAGGCGGAAGAAGCGATGAAGTCATTAAAGTTTCCGGTCATCGCATAGGTACTGCTGAAATTGAAAATGCACTTTTAGAAAATAAAATGGTTGCTGAAGCCGGAGTTGTCGGTGTTCATGATGATATTACAGGATCAGCAATTATTGCGTTTGTGGTCCTAAAGAACGAATATAAAATCAAAGATGATATTGAACAAGAATTAAAACAAACTGTTACAAAATATATGGGAGCATATGCTCGTCCTCGGCACATTGTTATAGTCAAACAACTGCCCAAAAATAGAAGCGGTAAGATAGTACGAAGGATTTTAAAAAACGCTGTTGAACAAAAAGACCTTGGGAATATGGTGACACTTTTTAACAAAGAATCTTTACCGGACATTATAAACAAAGGAATTCAATTAAATCAGATTTTATATAAGCAAGATAAAACAGATTATGCATATCAACAACAAGAATTTAAGGATACCTTAAATAAGGGAATTAACAAAAAATGGGATAATATCCTTGCCCCAATTAAACAGAAAAAACATGATCCTGCTTATAACTATACTTTAGTTCATTTTGGTTGCGAAGATCATGAGATCGTACAATGTTTAAGTCATTTGATAAGAGATAACTTTTCAACACATCCTGTTTTTGATGATGTTCCACAAGATATCAAAGATCTATATTGTAATGCAAATACAAAAGAAGGACTGATATCGGTATTAGAAAAAGAACATACATATGGCGTTGCGCTCAAAGCAAATGATGAATACATAGGTGCCTGTATAATGCGATTTAATGAATGCGATGACGACAAGCCATTTATGCATATTAAAAGAATGCATGCCTTTTATAATGTCAGCGCAGGACGTTTTGCAGGAATAGGAAAAACTTTAATTAATACTGTAGCAACTGCTGCACAAATAGGTGGCGTTGATATGTTATTTACAACGGCTCCCTATCCAATTAAAGGATATTTTGAACACTTAGGTTGGCAAGGGCACATGATCTATACTAATTTTATACTTCATCAAAAAACGATCAATTTGCAACAATTTAAATGTCATTTTATCTTGCCAGAGGAATTTAAAGGATTCTAA
- a CDS encoding DUF2779 domain-containing protein, with amino-acid sequence MSKFINKSLYLDYLDCPKNAWLKTHSNNLKALFKLSEYAKHLVKEGYFVEEHVQKLFPGGIKIEHGTNNASAAQLTQELVLKKAPVLFQATFIHDVFLARNDILVYDAETNKRSLYEVKSIGLYPEHECEDSKACDKCKSNKKKAPKITQIIEDVSFQAIILQENGIEPDEIFLACLNKDYILGDQIDIDKLIFFKDITNEVRGNKSKTEQRMQSAKQDLINSSEDQVCCPCIYKGRSSHCPTFKYSNPYILDYSIHDIYYIGSSKKNLKYLVDNGCFKIDDIPESVKLSDNQNKQVQTYKNGQANIDFNKIKDELNSLKFPLYFFDYETYKPAIPIYKGFNPHIQMPFQFSIHILHSPDKELDHFEYLHESDSDPSLGIIQHLKQHIGPNGSIIVWHQSFEKDRNTELAERHPEHKEFLENINNRMYDLEVIFKLKKDAYIHPDFKGSSSIKNVLPVICPELSYKDLAIQEGTAASLQWHKMIHGNLPEEQKQKIAKDLKRYCGLDTYAMYAIWKHLYIQCNFDQSKFAINEQVV; translated from the coding sequence ATGAGCAAGTTTATTAATAAGTCGCTTTACCTTGATTATTTAGATTGCCCAAAAAACGCATGGCTTAAAACCCATAGTAATAATTTGAAGGCATTATTCAAATTATCTGAATATGCAAAGCATTTAGTAAAAGAAGGTTATTTTGTAGAAGAACATGTACAAAAATTATTTCCTGGAGGAATAAAAATTGAGCATGGCACTAATAATGCTTCTGCTGCTCAGTTAACCCAAGAGCTGGTTCTTAAAAAAGCTCCCGTTCTATTTCAAGCAACATTTATACATGATGTTTTTCTAGCGCGTAATGATATTCTTGTATATGATGCCGAAACAAATAAAAGAAGCTTGTATGAAGTCAAAAGTATTGGCTTATACCCAGAACATGAATGTGAAGACAGTAAGGCCTGCGATAAATGTAAGAGCAATAAAAAAAAGGCTCCAAAAATTACTCAGATTATCGAAGATGTTTCTTTCCAGGCAATTATTTTACAAGAAAATGGTATTGAACCAGATGAGATATTTTTAGCGTGCTTAAATAAAGATTATATTTTGGGCGATCAAATTGATATTGATAAACTCATTTTTTTTAAAGACATAACTAATGAAGTGAGAGGTAACAAATCAAAGACTGAACAAAGAATGCAAAGTGCTAAACAAGATTTAATAAATAGTAGTGAAGATCAAGTATGCTGTCCATGCATTTATAAAGGACGGTCATCGCATTGTCCAACATTTAAATATTCAAATCCATACATTCTAGATTACTCTATTCATGACATTTACTATATTGGAAGTAGTAAAAAAAACTTAAAATACCTGGTAGATAATGGATGTTTTAAAATAGATGATATTCCTGAGTCAGTGAAACTATCTGACAATCAAAACAAACAAGTACAGACCTATAAAAATGGTCAAGCAAATATAGATTTTAATAAAATTAAGGATGAACTGAATTCATTAAAATTTCCATTATATTTTTTTGATTACGAGACATATAAACCAGCAATACCCATATATAAAGGTTTCAATCCACATATTCAAATGCCTTTTCAATTTTCAATTCACATTTTACATAGTCCGGATAAGGAGTTAGACCACTTTGAATATCTGCATGAATCTGATTCAGATCCTTCCTTGGGGATCATTCAACATCTCAAGCAGCACATTGGGCCTAATGGATCTATTATTGTGTGGCATCAGTCTTTTGAAAAAGATAGAAATACTGAGCTAGCAGAACGTCATCCCGAGCATAAAGAATTCTTAGAAAATATAAATAATCGCATGTATGATCTAGAGGTCATATTCAAATTGAAGAAAGATGCGTACATACATCCAGATTTCAAGGGTAGTTCCTCTATAAAAAATGTTTTGCCAGTTATTTGCCCTGAGCTCAGCTATAAGGATCTTGCCATTCAAGAAGGTACTGCAGCATCATTACAATGGCATAAAATGATTCATGGTAATTTGCCCGAAGAACAAAAACAAAAAATTGCTAAAGATTTAAAACGTTATTGCGGCTTAGATACTTATGCAATGTATGCCATTTGGAAGCATTTATATATACAGTGCAATTTCGATCAATCAAAATTTGCTATTAATGAACAAGTGGTTTAG
- a CDS encoding VTT domain-containing protein has translation MQLLYWINPVTLTDLMRFKDELLGLVQQYPIVSAFVYILTYTVSIVFGIPVSATIIGGYLFGVWHSVIYTTLAIIIGSTLLCSFARYVMPNWIQKRYKDKLKFFNSEVQKYGALYIIMIHAIPFAPSFLPHIAAGISSLALYKIILANSLGALPLAVVYAAAGNYLHSITSLRTFTIYMSIFGLLLLGVWIVVFLVRYISIKE, from the coding sequence TTGCAACTATTGTATTGGATTAATCCAGTTACCCTAACTGATCTGATGCGTTTTAAGGATGAATTACTTGGCTTAGTTCAGCAGTATCCGATAGTTTCAGCATTTGTTTATATTTTGACATATACCGTTTCTATTGTGTTTGGCATACCGGTGAGCGCAACGATTATTGGAGGATATCTCTTTGGTGTTTGGCACAGTGTTATCTATACAACTTTAGCAATAATTATTGGTTCAACGTTGCTTTGTTCATTTGCACGATATGTAATGCCTAATTGGATACAAAAGAGATATAAAGATAAACTAAAATTTTTTAATTCTGAAGTACAAAAATATGGTGCCTTATATATCATTATGATTCACGCAATTCCATTTGCACCAAGTTTTTTGCCTCATATTGCTGCTGGTATCTCATCATTAGCTTTATATAAAATTATTTTGGCAAATAGCCTTGGAGCATTGCCGCTAGCAGTAGTATATGCGGCTGCAGGTAATTACTTGCATTCAATTACTTCATTACGCACTTTTACTATCTATATGAGTATTTTTGGACTTTTGCTTTTAGGTGTGTGGATAGTTGTTTTTCTTGTGCGGTATATTTCTATAAAGGAGTAA
- a CDS encoding ATP-binding cassette domain-containing protein, producing the protein MISIDNLTVCIKGKNILHAISCRLMPNRIAVLIGQSGAGKTTLLKTLAGLLPFEQGAISIDGNELKYATPQQRAELIGYVFQDFNLFCNLTVLENCIDPQLVHGADSQQARQKALQQLQAFGMNDFINAYPAELSGGQKQRVALARTLCLNPRVLLLDEPTASLDPINTDFLIVMLKKLAQNGLVIVLSSQDMSFVRKVFDDVYYIADGTIVESCHDNQEFMSDSLIASFLK; encoded by the coding sequence ATGATTAGTATTGATAATCTCACTGTATGTATCAAAGGAAAAAACATACTGCATGCAATTTCATGTCGGTTAATGCCGAATCGTATTGCGGTGTTAATTGGACAAAGTGGTGCGGGTAAAACAACATTGTTAAAAACATTAGCGGGCCTACTTCCTTTTGAGCAAGGGGCCATTTCCATTGATGGTAATGAACTTAAATATGCCACCCCGCAGCAACGAGCGGAATTGATAGGATATGTTTTTCAGGATTTTAATCTGTTTTGCAATCTCACCGTACTTGAAAATTGCATTGATCCGCAATTAGTGCATGGTGCCGATTCCCAACAGGCTCGGCAAAAAGCTTTGCAACAACTGCAAGCATTTGGCATGAATGATTTTATCAATGCATATCCTGCAGAACTTTCCGGAGGACAAAAACAACGTGTTGCTCTTGCGCGGACTTTGTGCTTGAATCCACGGGTGTTGTTGCTTGATGAGCCGACCGCTTCTCTTGATCCGATCAATACAGATTTCTTGATTGTTATGCTGAAAAAATTAGCTCAAAACGGTTTGGTTATTGTGCTTTCAAGTCAAGATATGTCATTTGTGCGTAAAGTATTTGATGATGTATATTATATTGCAGACGGCACTATTGTTGAATCATGTCATGACAATCAAGAGTTCATGTCAGATTCGCTTATAGCATCATTTTTGAAATAA
- a CDS encoding ChaB family protein: MPYSSNADLPDSVKNNLPEHAQTIYRKAFNSAEKQYPSESQAHKVAWSAVENEYKKNDEGNWIKK, translated from the coding sequence ATGCCTTATTCATCAAATGCTGATTTACCTGATTCAGTAAAAAATAACCTTCCTGAGCATGCACAAACTATTTATAGAAAGGCATTTAATAGTGCTGAAAAGCAGTATCCGAGCGAATCGCAAGCACATAAGGTTGCCTGGTCTGCCGTGGAAAATGAATATAAAAAGAATGATGAGGGAAATTGGATAAAAAAATAG
- a CDS encoding FAD-binding protein: MKKINKVVHFDSDKKMITVQAGITWKEIQDYLNPYDCAVKVMQFANLFTVGGSLSVNCNGIDPHVGPLIESVRSIKMLSYDGSIITASRTENAELFYLAIGGLGLFGVIIEATFDVVENSIYKRETKRMCLHQYVQFLKNIPYDPTIGFHFAFLTLSLFSKQLFSDVVTFNFRTYDPSKLFQWQQKRVKKLYQEKRVKPRKLSTKMWSKSRLVKALHWVPVGMMHGRIVSRNNIMRPPAKHLYVETPGQTNLLQEYFIPIDNLIPFITSLEGITKKLNVNLMHVALRFIPQNRESFLSYTAIDRVGIVLFFNQEMNEQGNTQTRLWTQHLIDAATALNGVYYLPIQLHADQQQIRTAYPSIDDFFVFKKQYDPNELFMNHFYQKYA, translated from the coding sequence TTGAAAAAAATAAATAAAGTTGTTCATTTTGATTCTGATAAAAAAATGATAACGGTGCAAGCCGGCATTACCTGGAAAGAGATACAAGATTATTTAAATCCTTATGACTGTGCAGTGAAAGTTATGCAGTTTGCTAACCTCTTTACGGTAGGCGGTTCCTTGAGTGTTAATTGTAATGGTATTGATCCACATGTTGGCCCATTGATTGAGTCAGTTCGTTCAATTAAAATGTTAAGTTATGATGGTTCAATTATTACTGCAAGCCGAACAGAAAATGCTGAGCTGTTTTATTTGGCAATAGGGGGTTTGGGGCTTTTTGGTGTTATTATTGAAGCAACATTTGATGTTGTTGAAAACAGTATATATAAACGTGAAACAAAACGTATGTGTTTGCATCAGTATGTACAATTTCTAAAAAATATACCGTATGATCCTACTATAGGATTTCACTTTGCCTTTTTAACCTTATCATTATTTTCAAAACAGCTTTTTTCAGATGTTGTGACATTTAATTTTCGCACCTATGATCCATCTAAGTTATTTCAATGGCAACAAAAAAGAGTAAAGAAGTTGTATCAAGAAAAAAGGGTTAAACCACGGAAACTGTCAACTAAAATGTGGTCAAAAAGTAGATTGGTCAAAGCACTTCATTGGGTTCCAGTGGGTATGATGCATGGTAGAATAGTAAGTAGAAATAATATTATGCGTCCACCTGCCAAGCATTTATATGTTGAAACACCGGGACAAACAAATCTGTTACAAGAATATTTTATTCCGATTGATAATTTGATTCCTTTTATTACATCACTTGAGGGAATTACTAAAAAGTTAAATGTGAATCTCATGCATGTTGCTTTACGTTTTATTCCACAAAATAGAGAAAGTTTTCTTTCTTATACAGCAATTGATCGTGTCGGTATTGTACTGTTTTTTAATCAAGAAATGAATGAACAAGGGAACACACAAACGAGGCTGTGGACACAGCATTTGATCGATGCGGCGACTGCATTAAATGGCGTTTATTATTTGCCTATTCAGTTACATGCAGATCAACAGCAAATCAGAACAGCTTATCCATCCATAGATGATTTTTTTGTATTTAAAAAACAATATGATCCAAATGAACTGTTTATGAATCATTTTTATCAGAAGTATGCATAA